The Streptomyces venezuelae genomic interval GTGAGTGAGGTCGGCCGACCGAGAGCATGCGACGCGGAGTGTGGTCGCGGCCTCCGCCTCCTGGTATCGATGTCGGCCGACTGGGGCGCGTTCGTGACCGGTCCCGGCAAGGTGGTCTGGTGCGAGCTTCCGCTGGTGACTGACGCCTTGCGCGCTCGCGCGAGCAGGGCATCCGCCGTTCTGGACGGGTACCGCGAGCTCGCGGGGATTCGGGGCTCAACCTGTCGTGTGCGGTCTAGGGTGGATCGGGAGGCTGCGACCGCACTCATTACCGACTTGATGGCTTGGCTCGCGTCGCACGGGAGCGACCCGGATGACGCCCTGGCTTGTGCGCAGCAGCTCTATGAGGCTGGAGAGGCCGCCGCGTGACCGGCGTCCCCGTGCAGTTCCGCGCGCAGGGCGTCAGGTGTGCGCCACGACTCCCCTTCGTGGTTTCTGTGGCACATGCGATGGCAGTTCGCGCAGAGGAATGCGAGGTCTTCGAGCTTGGTTTCACGAGGCCCGGAGATGTGGAGGGGTAGCCGGTGATGGACCTCGACGTAGCCGACGCCGAGAGGGCCGTATGTCTGGCCGAAGTCGAAGGAACAGACTTCGCACTGGAGCGACTGCCTCAGCCTCTGGGCGTGCTTGATCTTGCGTCGGCGCAGGCCGCGGTCGCGCTCGCGGTAGAGCGCCCAGCGGACCAGCAGGCGGCCCTCCAGCGCGCTGGTGTCCCCGTCTGGGGTGGTCTCGTTGGCCGAGTGCGGGCTACGGCACAGCTCGCCGTTCTCGATGCCGACCCGAAGGGCCTTGGCGGTCGCCATCATGTCCGCTTCGTGCTCGACGAAGTCGGCCACGATCTCCTGAGTGGGCTTGCCACCCTTGGTCGAGCCACCCGTGTGGGCCGGGTGGGCAGTGGCAATGTCCGTTGTCTTGCGGCTCACACTGTTGGCCGACCGGAACCGTGGGTCAGCCACGGCGTCCCCGTGGAGGGGGAGCGAACGCAGCAGGCCGGACAGCTCGTGCACGCGCTGATCGGTCTGACGAAGCTCTTGCCAGCCGTTCTCGACGACAAGTGCGCACGCGAGCAGCAGTTCGTCTCGCACCCAAGAGATTTGAGCCATGCGGTGATCGTACAAGTGTTCCACCCGTCTGTGGGGTGTCGGAGGAGGCTGCGGGATGGCGCACACTGGGAAGGCGTTTGTCGGTTGGAGGGCGTTGTCAGTGGGGTCTGTCACTCTCTGTGATGTCTGGCGGACAAGGCGCCAGCGAGGTATGTGGTCGAAGGAGGGTGCATGACCGGCACTGAGGCGGAGTTCACTTCAATCGAGATCTGTGCTGGAGCCGGTGGGCAAGCCATTGGGCTGCACGCTGCCGGGTTCAGGCACCTTGCTCTCGTAGAGATCGACAAGCATGCGAGGGAAACGCTGCGCCGGAACATCGAAGCGCGCTCAGACTGGGCCTGGGAAGAGCAGCACTGTGACCTCAGCCATGCGGATGTCGGGACATTCGAGCCGCTGGAGGGCGTGAAGAGGGACGGGAAGCTGCTCGGGCCCGAGGAGCTGGACCTCCTTGCTGGCGGCGTACCGTGCCCGCCTTTCTCTCACGCGGGAAAGCAGCTCGGGAAGGATGACGAGCGGGATCTCTTTCCGCGGATGCTCTACCTCGTCGAGCAGCTGAGGCCGCGAGCTGTAATGATCGAAAACGTGCGAGGCATCCTGGACCCGAAGTTCTCGGACTACCGGGACTACATCACGGCCAGGCTGCAGAGCGGCACCTATCGTGCCGACGACGGCTCCCTCGTGACTGATGACGGGCTTGGGTACGAGGTGTGTCACTGGGGGATCCTGGAGGCCAGCGACTTCGGTGTGCCGCAGCTCCGGCCCCGCGCGATTCTCGTCGCCATCCGCAAAGACGTTCTCAAGGACGTGAAGTACGAGTGGCCGACCCCCACACACGAGCGCCCGGTGAGCGTTGTCGAGAAGCTCGAGGCGTCGATGGCGACGCGCTACGAGGCGTACTACGACGGCCCGCGCGACCAGGAGGCGCGTGCTGCTTATGCGCGATGGCACACCATGGCGACGGAGCGGCATGAAGAGCTAGAGGCCAAGGGCGGCGCCGGAATCGCGCCCACGTTGGTTGGGGGGTCGAAGAAGCACGGTGGGGCCGACCTCGGCCCCAGCCGAGCCAAGGCGGCCTGGAAGCAGCTCGGTGTCTCCGGCCTAGGTGTGGCCAATGACGCCGAGACCTGCAAGAAGAAGGGGTCTGAGGACCGCGACCTGTTCGGTGTCGGCGGGCCGATGCTGACCGTGGAGCAGGCGGCGATCATCCAGGGCTTCCCGGGGGACTGGATCTTCGACGGCGGTAAGACGGCTCAGTACCGGCAGGTGGGCAATGCCTTCCCGCCGCCGGTTGCCGAAGCCGTCGGCCGGTCGATCATGGACGTCCTGAAGGCCGCCCGCGAGCGTGACGCGAAGAAGTCCTGATTACGTCGTGCCCGTGCCTGTGCTCCGCGCACGGGCACGACGCTCCTCTACTTCGGCTGCGATTCGAACGGCACACTCTGCCGACGGCTCGTGCTCCCAGAAGCGCAGCACGGTCCACCCTGCTTCCTGGAGCCGCTGGTCCGTGTCACGGTCGCGAGCCATGTTGCGGGCGACTTTGTCCGACCAATATCCGGGATTCGTCTTCGGTGGTACGTAGTGCTCGGGACACCCGTGCCAGTAGCAGCCATCGATAAATACCGCAACCTTCACCGGCCGGAAAACAATGTCTGCCGTCCGGCGGAGGTCGGCCAAGGGTCTGGCCGCCACTCGGTAGCGCAATCCTTGAGCGTGCAGTAGCCGCCTGACCAGCTGCTCTGGCTTCGTATCCCGACTGCGGATCGCTTGCATGTTGCGGCGGCGTTCGGCGGATGATGCCCATGACCCTTCTGGGGGGCTCCAGTCGTCGTATTCCGACACGGAATGCAACTCCTTTAATGATTCTCTGCGAGGGTGAGTTGTTGGGGCGGTCCTGCTTCTCCCTCGCCTTTCAGGGCGATCCATTCTCCTGAACGCAGATGGATGCCTCGCGCTGCAGCTATGTCGCGGGATTCGAGCCAGTCACCGCACAGCACCAGTAGGCCTTCCTTCTCGGCCAGGTCTCTTGCTTGCCTGGCGCGCCGCATGGGATCGTCGTTTCCTGCCCCCACGGTAAGAATTGCATTTCGGGGAATAATGTGCCCTTCGAGTTCGTGGAACATCATGAGGAGACGCTTGGTCTGTCCGGGCTTCTTTGCAAAGATTCTACTGGCTGCTTCTTCGGACAAGTATCGGAGTGGGTTGACTGGCAGGGGAGTCCAGTCGTAGAGCGGGATGCTCCAGTTATCCCGAGCGTCGACGGCAAGCCCTCGCTTCCCGTCCTTGTTTCCCTTTCCGCGGTAAAGCCAAGAAGTGTGTGCCCGGACGAGCCATGTTCGATGGCGATTGTTCTTCAGTTGAATTTGCGTGCAGAGGCAGAGTTGGCAATGAGCTTCCGTTGGTATCGACCAGTTGCTGCCGACAGTTGCCTTGATGTCGACCGGAACGTCAGCGATGTGGGTGTCAAGGGGTTTGGTCTTCGGTAGTTCAAAATTCCGTAGGACCTCATATTCGAGCTTTGCGCCCACGGATGCGCGCTCACCGGGATGGACTTCTGGGGAAAGGAGATCGAAACGGCCGGTTCTGGCGCCATCGAGTACATAGTCGATGGCATTGCGGATGGAGTCCGTATACAGGTCGGCTACTGGGCGTTCGTGGATCCAATCCTTGACCAGCTGCATCTGTGAGTCCGATTCAGGGGCTTCTAGCGCATGACTCTCAATCCCGGTGTTTCCGCAGATGCCGCCAGGCTGAAGGAGGGAAAGGCGTGCCACTCAATGGTTCCGTTCTTCAAGGATGTGGAAAACTGACGGCTCAGACCTGTCGCAGACAGGATTTCACTCTGGGGCGCCCCCGTGGCACTCCGCATACGTCCTTTCCACGCCGCACCAGCACTCCTCGCCCTGTGCCGGCGGCCAAGGCGTCGCGCGGCCCCGGGCCGCCAGGGTGGTGGCGTACTGGGGGAGCAGGGCTGCGTTCGACGGGTGGGTGGATTCTGAGGCGGCGAAGGCTTCGTAGGAGGGGACCGTGGCGCGGACGATGCCCAGGTTCGGGGTGCCCGCCTGGGCCAGTTCGCGGAGGGACGCCTCGATGTCCGTGAGGTGCGCGCGGTACGTGGGGTATTCGGCTTCCAGTTCCGGGTAGGCCGCCAGGAGTTCGTCGAGTTCCGGCTCCGGCCAGTGCAGGACCGCCACCGGGAACGGGCGGGAGAGGGCCGTGCGGTACGTGCCCAGTTCCGAGCGGAGCCTCGTGATTTCCGCTTGGAGTTCTGCCGGGTCCGAGGAGCCCAGGGACCAGAGGCGCTTCGGGTCGTGGAGTTCGTCCAGCGGGACCGGTGCCGTGTGGAGCCGGTCCGCTCGGTCGTCCCAGTCGTCGTGTTCCCGTGCCAGCATGCGGCGGATCCGGTGGCGTGTCGTGATCAGGGACACCGTGGCGTGGGGGAGTTCCGCGGGCGTGGCCAGGAGTGCGGCGGCTTCGGTGAGGGTCGACTCCGCCGCTTCCAGTTCGTCGTGGGCCTCCAGGGTCTCCGCCGTGATCTCCCAGGGCGCCGCGTCCGCGGGCTTGGCGGCCCGGACTCCCTCGATGATCGCCCGCGCCTCGGCCTCGTGGCCGTACTCCCAGAGGTTCGCCGCCTTCAGCGCCCTGATCAGGTGCGGGTTCGCCGGCTCACCGGAGAGGAGGGCGTCGTAGAGGGCCGTCGCTCCTGGGCGGTCGCCCGCCAGTTCGCGGTGGGCCGCGGCCTGGAGCAGTAGGGGTTCCCGGTCTCCCGGGTACTGCGCTGCCGTGCGCAGCAGGCGCTCGGCTTCGGTGGTGTGAGCGGCAGGAGTGTCGGGGCGCATGCCTTCCACCGTACTGCTGTACGGGCCTGGAGAGTTGGCGCCTCAGCGCTTATCGTGCCCCGCGTGCGGGACAGGGTGCGGGAGCGGCGGGAGCGAGTGCCGGTCGTCGTCCAGGGGCGGGGGCGGCGCCGTACCGGTGCCCGCGTGCTGTGGGCGGCGGCCGAGGCCGTCGTCACCTGCGGGGTTGTCGTCCTTCTTCTTGTCGTCCATCAGCTCTGGTGGACCAACCAGCAGGCCCGTGCCGAGGCCCGCGAGCAGGTGAGCGTCCTGGAGCGGGAGTGGGCGATCTCTCCTCCCGTGGAGGGGGAAGGGGAGGGGGGCGGGGACGGGGACCCCCCGGTCCGGAGCGTGGAGTCCGAGCTGCCCGGTGAGGCCGAGACGCCCGCGGCGGGGGATCTCCCCGAGGTCGCCTCCGTTCGTCCGGCTCCATCGTCCGGCCGCGACCGGACCCGGCAGGCCGCCCCCGACTCCCGCGCCTTCGCCATCCTCCGTATCCCCCGGCTCGGCCTCACCGTCCCCGTCGCCCGCGGCATCTCCAAGCGTTCCGTCCTCGACAAGGGGTACGTCGGGCACTACCCCGGCACCTCCGGGCCCGGCCGGACCGGGAACTTCGCTCTCGCCGGGCACCGGAACACCCATGGCGAGCCTTTCCGGTACATCAACCGGCTCGTACCCGGGGACGTCATCAGCGTGCGGACCCGTGCGCGGACGTACACCTACCGCGTCGACCAGGTCCTCCCGCAGACCGCCCCCCGTGACGTCGGGGTCGTCCGGGCCGTCCCCCGGTCCCTCGTCAAGCCGTCCTACGGGTACTCGGCCGCCGGGTCCTATCTCACCCTCACCACCTGCACGCCCGAGTTCAGCAGTGCCTATCGGCTCGTGGTGTGGGCGAAGCTCGTCGGCCCAGGAGGAGCGTGAGCGCCGCGCCCGTCAGTGCCAGTCCCGCCGAGACCAGGAGCGCCGTGTCCGGGCCCGCCGGTGTCAGGGCCAGGGTCAGGGCCACGCCCGCCGCGGAACCGATGTAGCGGGCGGTGTTGTTGGCGCCCGAGCCCATCGCCGCCCGCTCCGGCGGTACGGAGTCCACGGCGAGCCGGGGCAGTGCCGCGTTCAGGAGGCCGCTGCCCGCGCCCGCCACGAGGAGGCCCGGGAGGAGGCGTGGCCAGGGGCCTTCCAGAGCGCCGAGGAGAGCCAGTACTCCTGCCGCCGACAAGGCGAAACCCACGGTCAGTTGGTACGCGGCGGACAGCCGGCCCGCGAGGTGGCGCGCCTGGAGCGCCACCACGAACGCCGTGCCCGACCAGAGGACGAACAGCCACGCCGCCCCCAGCGGTGACATCCCCGCCCCGCTCTGGAGCAGCGCGGGCACCACGCTGAACAGGCCGATCACCGCCAGGCCCGTGAACAGCGCCCCGAGCGTCGACGCCAGGAAGGCCGGGCGGCGCAGGAGCGTCAGGTCGACCATGGGCGTACGGCTCCGGTGCTCGATCGTCACGAAGGCCGCCGTCAGGGCGGCGGAGGTGACGAGCAGGAGGGCCACCGGCGCCCGCAGCCAGCCGTCCCGGCCGAGCGTGAGCGCTGTGAGCAGGGCCGCCAGGGCCAGGCCGAGGGTGAGGGCGCCCGGGAGGTCGGGGCGCGTCCGCTGCACCGGCTTCGCCGTCTCCGGGCCGAGGGTGCGGGTGCCCGCCGCCGCGATCACCAGGGCGCCGAGGCCCAGCACCCCGTACGCCAGGCGCCAGTCCACCAGGCTCAGCGCGCCCGCGAGCAGCGGGCCGAGCGCGATGCCGCCGCTGACCGACGCGCCCCAGATGCCGGTCGCCCTGATCCGGTCGCGGCCCGAGGGGTACGCGTCGGCCAGCAGGCCCAGGCTGCCCGCGAGGACCGCCGCGCTCGCCGCGCCCTGGGCGATCCGGGCGAGGGTGAAGGTGAGCGTGGAGCCCGCGAAGGCGCCCAGGCCGGTGGCGGCGCCCAGGGCGAGGGTGCCGAGGAGGAAGACCCGGCGCCGCCCGTGCGTGTCTGCGAGGCTGCCGGCCACCAGGAGGAGGACGGCGAGACCGAGCGGGGTGCCGTTGAGCAGCCAGGCCCGGGCCGAGTCCGGCGTCCCGAAGGCGGCGGCCGTGTCGGGGAGGGTGAGCATCGGGGCCGTGTAGTTCATCAGCGCCACGGCCGTGGCCGCGCCGGTGACGGCGAGCGTCGCGGAGGGGCGGGCCGGCGGCTTCAGCGCCGGGGAGAGGAGGGCGGTGGCGGGCTGGGGCATGGCAGGGACCTCCACCTGTCGGTTCGGTGAATGAACCCAAGCTAGCAGGTCGGTTCATTCAATGAACCCTCGATGGGTACGATGGGGTCATGGCTCTCGGCAAGGACTACGCCCACCAGCAGTGCTCCATCGCCCGCGCCCTCGAGGTCGTCGGCGAGCGCTGGACCCTCCTCGTCGTCCGCGACGCCTTCTACGGCGTCCGCCGCTACAACGACTTCCTCGTTCACCTCGGCGTCCCCCGCGCCGTCCTCGCCGCCCGCCTCCAGGCCCTCGTCGAGGCCGGCGTCCTCGAACGGCGGCGCTACCGGGAGTCGCCCCCGCGCGACGAGTACGTGCTCACCGAGCGCGGCCTCGCCCTCTGGCCCGTCCTGCGCGCGCTCGGCGCCTGGGGGCGGGCCGAAGTCCCCGGAGCCGTACCGGTGCGCCGCTTCCACCACGCCGACTGCGGCACCGAACTCGGGTCGTACGGCGAATGCCCCGCCTGCCGCGTCCCCGTGCCGCCCGCCGACGTCGAGATGCGGCCCGGCGCGGGCCTCGACCCGGACCCCGGCGATCCCGTCGGGCGCGCCCTGCTCGCGCCCCG includes:
- a CDS encoding HNH endonuclease — translated: MAQISWVRDELLLACALVVENGWQELRQTDQRVHELSGLLRSLPLHGDAVADPRFRSANSVSRKTTDIATAHPAHTGGSTKGGKPTQEIVADFVEHEADMMATAKALRVGIENGELCRSPHSANETTPDGDTSALEGRLLVRWALYRERDRGLRRRKIKHAQRLRQSLQCEVCSFDFGQTYGPLGVGYVEVHHRLPLHISGPRETKLEDLAFLCANCHRMCHRNHEGESWRTPDALRAELHGDAGHAAASPAS
- a CDS encoding DNA cytosine methyltransferase, giving the protein MTGTEAEFTSIEICAGAGGQAIGLHAAGFRHLALVEIDKHARETLRRNIEARSDWAWEEQHCDLSHADVGTFEPLEGVKRDGKLLGPEELDLLAGGVPCPPFSHAGKQLGKDDERDLFPRMLYLVEQLRPRAVMIENVRGILDPKFSDYRDYITARLQSGTYRADDGSLVTDDGLGYEVCHWGILEASDFGVPQLRPRAILVAIRKDVLKDVKYEWPTPTHERPVSVVEKLEASMATRYEAYYDGPRDQEARAAYARWHTMATERHEELEAKGGAGIAPTLVGGSKKHGGADLGPSRAKAAWKQLGVSGLGVANDAETCKKKGSEDRDLFGVGGPMLTVEQAAIIQGFPGDWIFDGGKTAQYRQVGNAFPPPVAEAVGRSIMDVLKAARERDAKKS
- a CDS encoding very short patch repair endonuclease, with product MSEYDDWSPPEGSWASSAERRRNMQAIRSRDTKPEQLVRRLLHAQGLRYRVAARPLADLRRTADIVFRPVKVAVFIDGCYWHGCPEHYVPPKTNPGYWSDKVARNMARDRDTDQRLQEAGWTVLRFWEHEPSAECAVRIAAEVEERRARARSTGTGTT
- a CDS encoding NaeI family type II restriction endonuclease — its product is MQLVKDWIHERPVADLYTDSIRNAIDYVLDGARTGRFDLLSPEVHPGERASVGAKLEYEVLRNFELPKTKPLDTHIADVPVDIKATVGSNWSIPTEAHCQLCLCTQIQLKNNRHRTWLVRAHTSWLYRGKGNKDGKRGLAVDARDNWSIPLYDWTPLPVNPLRYLSEEAASRIFAKKPGQTKRLLMMFHELEGHIIPRNAILTVGAGNDDPMRRARQARDLAEKEGLLVLCGDWLESRDIAAARGIHLRSGEWIALKGEGEAGPPQQLTLAENH
- a CDS encoding class E sortase, translating into MRDRVRERRERVPVVVQGRGRRRTGARVLWAAAEAVVTCGVVVLLLVVHQLWWTNQQARAEAREQVSVLEREWAISPPVEGEGEGGGDGDPPVRSVESELPGEAETPAAGDLPEVASVRPAPSSGRDRTRQAAPDSRAFAILRIPRLGLTVPVARGISKRSVLDKGYVGHYPGTSGPGRTGNFALAGHRNTHGEPFRYINRLVPGDVISVRTRARTYTYRVDQVLPQTAPRDVGVVRAVPRSLVKPSYGYSAAGSYLTLTTCTPEFSSAYRLVVWAKLVGPGGA
- a CDS encoding MFS transporter — its product is MPQPATALLSPALKPPARPSATLAVTGAATAVALMNYTAPMLTLPDTAAAFGTPDSARAWLLNGTPLGLAVLLLVAGSLADTHGRRRVFLLGTLALGAATGLGAFAGSTLTFTLARIAQGAASAAVLAGSLGLLADAYPSGRDRIRATGIWGASVSGGIALGPLLAGALSLVDWRLAYGVLGLGALVIAAAGTRTLGPETAKPVQRTRPDLPGALTLGLALAALLTALTLGRDGWLRAPVALLLVTSAALTAAFVTIEHRSRTPMVDLTLLRRPAFLASTLGALFTGLAVIGLFSVVPALLQSGAGMSPLGAAWLFVLWSGTAFVVALQARHLAGRLSAAYQLTVGFALSAAGVLALLGALEGPWPRLLPGLLVAGAGSGLLNAALPRLAVDSVPPERAAMGSGANNTARYIGSAAGVALTLALTPAGPDTALLVSAGLALTGAALTLLLGRRASPTPRADRHC
- a CDS encoding winged helix-turn-helix transcriptional regulator; amino-acid sequence: MALGKDYAHQQCSIARALEVVGERWTLLVVRDAFYGVRRYNDFLVHLGVPRAVLAARLQALVEAGVLERRRYRESPPRDEYVLTERGLALWPVLRALGAWGRAEVPGAVPVRRFHHADCGTELGSYGECPACRVPVPPADVEMRPGAGLDPDPGDPVGRALLAPRRLLVPVGREDVSEGGNS